One window from the genome of Grus americana isolate bGruAme1 chromosome 14, bGruAme1.mat, whole genome shotgun sequence encodes:
- the MAPK9 gene encoding mitogen-activated protein kinase 9 isoform X2 → MSDSKCDSQFYSVQVADSTFTVLKRYQQLKPIGSGAQGIVCAAFDTVLGINVAVKKLSRPFQNQTHAKRAYRELVLLKCVNHKNIISLLNVFTPQKSLEEFQDVYLVMELMDANLCQVIHMELDHERMSYLLYQMLCGIKHLHSAGIIHRDLKPSNIVVKSDCTLKILDFGLARTACTNFMMTPYVVTRYYRAPEVILGMGYKENVDIWSVGCIMAEMVLHKVLFPGRDYIDQWNKVIEQLGTPSADFMKKLQPTVRNYVENRPKYPGIKFEELFPDWIFPSESDRDKLKTSQARDLLSKMLVVDPDKRISVDEALRHPYITVWYDPAEAEAPPPQIYDAQLEEREHAIEEWKELIYKEVMDWEERSKNGVVKDQPSDAAVNSNTSPSQSSSINDISSMSTEQTLASDTDSSLDALTGPLEGCR, encoded by the exons ATGAGTGACAGTAAATGTGATAGTCAGTTTTACAGTGTTCAAGTTGCAGATTCAACGTTCACCGTACTAAAACGTTACCAGCAATTGAAGCCCATAGGATCAGGGGCACAGGGCATTGTTTG TGCTGCGTTTGATACAGTCCTTGGAATAAATGTTGCTGTAAAGAAGCTGAGTCGCCCTTTTCAGAATCAAACCCACGCAAAAAGAGCTTACAGAGagcttgttcttttaaaatgtgtcaaTCACAAAAAT ataaTTAgtttattaaatgtatttacacCACAGAAGTCACTAGAAGAATTTCAAGATGT ATATTTGGTTATGGAGCTGATGGATGCAAATTTGTGCCAGGTTATTCATATGGAATTGGATCATGAAAGAATGTCTTATCTTCTTTACCAAATGCTATGTGGTATCAAACATCTCCACTCAGCTGGTATCATCCACAGA GATCTGAAACCCAGCAACATAGTAGTAAAATCGGATTGTACGCTCAAAATTCTTGATTTTGGACTGGCAAGAACAGCATGTACTAACTTTATGATGACTCCATACGTAGTAACGCGGTATTACAGAGCACCAGAGGTTATCCTTGGAATGGGATATAAAGAGAATG TGGATATCTGGTCTGTTGGGTGCATTATGGCAGAAATGGTCCTCCATAAAGTCCTGTTCCCAGGAAGAGATT ATATTGATCAATGGAATAAAGTTATTGAACAATTAGGAACACCATCAGCAGACTTCATGAAGAAACTACAGCCTACAGTGAGGAATTATGTAGAAAACAGGCCAAAATATCCCGGTATTAAATTTGAAGAGCTCTTCCCAGACTGGATATTTCCATCAGAATCTGATCGTGACAAGTTAAAAA CCAGTCAAGCTAGAGATTTATTATCAAAAATGCTTGTAGTAGATCCAGACAAGAGAATTTCTGTAGATGAAGCCTTACGTCATCCTTATATTACTGTCTGGTATGATCCAGCTGAAGCAGAAGCT cCTCCACCTCAGATCTATGATGCACAATTGGAAGAAAGAGAACATGCAATTGAAGAATGGAAAG AATTAATATACAAAGAAGTAATGGATTGGGAAGAAAGGAGCAAGAATGGTGTGGTAAAAGATCAGCCCTCAG ATGCAGCAGTGAATAGCAACACCAGTCCTTCCCAGTCATCATCTATCAATGACATTTCATCCATGTCAACAGAGCAAACATTGGCCTCAGATACAGACAGCAGCCTCGATGCCTTGACAGGACCCCTTGAAGGATGTCGATGA
- the MAPK9 gene encoding mitogen-activated protein kinase 9 isoform X3 — MSDSKCDSQFYSVQVADSTFTVLKRYQQLKPIGSGAQGIVCAAFDTVLGINVAVKKLSRPFQNQTHAKRAYRELVLLKCVNHKNIISLLNVFTPQKSLEEFQDVYLVMELMDANLCQVIHMELDHERMSYLLYQMLCGIKHLHSAGIIHRDLKPSNIVVKSDCTLKILDFGLARTACTNFMMTPYVVTRYYRAPEVILGMGYKENVDIWSVGCIMGELVKGCVIFQGTDHIDQWNKVIEQLGTPSADFMKKLQPTVRNYVENRPKYPGIKFEELFPDWIFPSESDRDKLKTSQARDLLSKMLVVDPDKRISVDEALRHPYITVWYDPAEAEAPPPQIYDAQLEEREHAIEEWKELIYKEVMDWEERSKNGVVKDQPSAQMQQ, encoded by the exons ATGAGTGACAGTAAATGTGATAGTCAGTTTTACAGTGTTCAAGTTGCAGATTCAACGTTCACCGTACTAAAACGTTACCAGCAATTGAAGCCCATAGGATCAGGGGCACAGGGCATTGTTTG TGCTGCGTTTGATACAGTCCTTGGAATAAATGTTGCTGTAAAGAAGCTGAGTCGCCCTTTTCAGAATCAAACCCACGCAAAAAGAGCTTACAGAGagcttgttcttttaaaatgtgtcaaTCACAAAAAT ataaTTAgtttattaaatgtatttacacCACAGAAGTCACTAGAAGAATTTCAAGATGT ATATTTGGTTATGGAGCTGATGGATGCAAATTTGTGCCAGGTTATTCATATGGAATTGGATCATGAAAGAATGTCTTATCTTCTTTACCAAATGCTATGTGGTATCAAACATCTCCACTCAGCTGGTATCATCCACAGA GATCTGAAACCCAGCAACATAGTAGTAAAATCGGATTGTACGCTCAAAATTCTTGATTTTGGACTGGCAAGAACAGCATGTACTAACTTTATGATGACTCCATACGTAGTAACGCGGTATTACAGAGCACCAGAGGTTATCCTTGGAATGGGATATAAAGAGAATG ttGATATCTGGTCAGTTGGGTGCATCATGGGAGAATTGGTGAAAGGTTGTGTGATATTCCAAGGCACTGATC ATATTGATCAATGGAATAAAGTTATTGAACAATTAGGAACACCATCAGCAGACTTCATGAAGAAACTACAGCCTACAGTGAGGAATTATGTAGAAAACAGGCCAAAATATCCCGGTATTAAATTTGAAGAGCTCTTCCCAGACTGGATATTTCCATCAGAATCTGATCGTGACAAGTTAAAAA CCAGTCAAGCTAGAGATTTATTATCAAAAATGCTTGTAGTAGATCCAGACAAGAGAATTTCTGTAGATGAAGCCTTACGTCATCCTTATATTACTGTCTGGTATGATCCAGCTGAAGCAGAAGCT cCTCCACCTCAGATCTATGATGCACAATTGGAAGAAAGAGAACATGCAATTGAAGAATGGAAAG AATTAATATACAAAGAAGTAATGGATTGGGAAGAAAGGAGCAAGAATGGTGTGGTAAAAGATCAGCCCTCAG CACAGATGCAGCAGTGA
- the MAPK9 gene encoding mitogen-activated protein kinase 9 isoform X1: MSDSKCDSQFYSVQVADSTFTVLKRYQQLKPIGSGAQGIVCAAFDTVLGINVAVKKLSRPFQNQTHAKRAYRELVLLKCVNHKNIISLLNVFTPQKSLEEFQDVYLVMELMDANLCQVIHMELDHERMSYLLYQMLCGIKHLHSAGIIHRDLKPSNIVVKSDCTLKILDFGLARTACTNFMMTPYVVTRYYRAPEVILGMGYKENVDIWSVGCIMGELVKGCVIFQGTDHIDQWNKVIEQLGTPSADFMKKLQPTVRNYVENRPKYPGIKFEELFPDWIFPSESDRDKLKTSQARDLLSKMLVVDPDKRISVDEALRHPYITVWYDPAEAEAPPPQIYDAQLEEREHAIEEWKELIYKEVMDWEERSKNGVVKDQPSDAAVNSNTSPSQSSSINDISSMSTEQTLASDTDSSLDALTGPLEGCR, translated from the exons ATGAGTGACAGTAAATGTGATAGTCAGTTTTACAGTGTTCAAGTTGCAGATTCAACGTTCACCGTACTAAAACGTTACCAGCAATTGAAGCCCATAGGATCAGGGGCACAGGGCATTGTTTG TGCTGCGTTTGATACAGTCCTTGGAATAAATGTTGCTGTAAAGAAGCTGAGTCGCCCTTTTCAGAATCAAACCCACGCAAAAAGAGCTTACAGAGagcttgttcttttaaaatgtgtcaaTCACAAAAAT ataaTTAgtttattaaatgtatttacacCACAGAAGTCACTAGAAGAATTTCAAGATGT ATATTTGGTTATGGAGCTGATGGATGCAAATTTGTGCCAGGTTATTCATATGGAATTGGATCATGAAAGAATGTCTTATCTTCTTTACCAAATGCTATGTGGTATCAAACATCTCCACTCAGCTGGTATCATCCACAGA GATCTGAAACCCAGCAACATAGTAGTAAAATCGGATTGTACGCTCAAAATTCTTGATTTTGGACTGGCAAGAACAGCATGTACTAACTTTATGATGACTCCATACGTAGTAACGCGGTATTACAGAGCACCAGAGGTTATCCTTGGAATGGGATATAAAGAGAATG ttGATATCTGGTCAGTTGGGTGCATCATGGGAGAATTGGTGAAAGGTTGTGTGATATTCCAAGGCACTGATC ATATTGATCAATGGAATAAAGTTATTGAACAATTAGGAACACCATCAGCAGACTTCATGAAGAAACTACAGCCTACAGTGAGGAATTATGTAGAAAACAGGCCAAAATATCCCGGTATTAAATTTGAAGAGCTCTTCCCAGACTGGATATTTCCATCAGAATCTGATCGTGACAAGTTAAAAA CCAGTCAAGCTAGAGATTTATTATCAAAAATGCTTGTAGTAGATCCAGACAAGAGAATTTCTGTAGATGAAGCCTTACGTCATCCTTATATTACTGTCTGGTATGATCCAGCTGAAGCAGAAGCT cCTCCACCTCAGATCTATGATGCACAATTGGAAGAAAGAGAACATGCAATTGAAGAATGGAAAG AATTAATATACAAAGAAGTAATGGATTGGGAAGAAAGGAGCAAGAATGGTGTGGTAAAAGATCAGCCCTCAG ATGCAGCAGTGAATAGCAACACCAGTCCTTCCCAGTCATCATCTATCAATGACATTTCATCCATGTCAACAGAGCAAACATTGGCCTCAGATACAGACAGCAGCCTCGATGCCTTGACAGGACCCCTTGAAGGATGTCGATGA
- the MAPK9 gene encoding mitogen-activated protein kinase 9 isoform X4 — translation MELMDANLCQVIHMELDHERMSYLLYQMLCGIKHLHSAGIIHRDLKPSNIVVKSDCTLKILDFGLARTACTNFMMTPYVVTRYYRAPEVILGMGYKENVDIWSVGCIMGELVKGCVIFQGTDHIDQWNKVIEQLGTPSADFMKKLQPTVRNYVENRPKYPGIKFEELFPDWIFPSESDRDKLKTSQARDLLSKMLVVDPDKRISVDEALRHPYITVWYDPAEAEAPPPQIYDAQLEEREHAIEEWKELIYKEVMDWEERSKNGVVKDQPSDAAVNSNTSPSQSSSINDISSMSTEQTLASDTDSSLDALTGPLEGCR, via the exons ATGGAGCTGATGGATGCAAATTTGTGCCAGGTTATTCATATGGAATTGGATCATGAAAGAATGTCTTATCTTCTTTACCAAATGCTATGTGGTATCAAACATCTCCACTCAGCTGGTATCATCCACAGA GATCTGAAACCCAGCAACATAGTAGTAAAATCGGATTGTACGCTCAAAATTCTTGATTTTGGACTGGCAAGAACAGCATGTACTAACTTTATGATGACTCCATACGTAGTAACGCGGTATTACAGAGCACCAGAGGTTATCCTTGGAATGGGATATAAAGAGAATG ttGATATCTGGTCAGTTGGGTGCATCATGGGAGAATTGGTGAAAGGTTGTGTGATATTCCAAGGCACTGATC ATATTGATCAATGGAATAAAGTTATTGAACAATTAGGAACACCATCAGCAGACTTCATGAAGAAACTACAGCCTACAGTGAGGAATTATGTAGAAAACAGGCCAAAATATCCCGGTATTAAATTTGAAGAGCTCTTCCCAGACTGGATATTTCCATCAGAATCTGATCGTGACAAGTTAAAAA CCAGTCAAGCTAGAGATTTATTATCAAAAATGCTTGTAGTAGATCCAGACAAGAGAATTTCTGTAGATGAAGCCTTACGTCATCCTTATATTACTGTCTGGTATGATCCAGCTGAAGCAGAAGCT cCTCCACCTCAGATCTATGATGCACAATTGGAAGAAAGAGAACATGCAATTGAAGAATGGAAAG AATTAATATACAAAGAAGTAATGGATTGGGAAGAAAGGAGCAAGAATGGTGTGGTAAAAGATCAGCCCTCAG ATGCAGCAGTGAATAGCAACACCAGTCCTTCCCAGTCATCATCTATCAATGACATTTCATCCATGTCAACAGAGCAAACATTGGCCTCAGATACAGACAGCAGCCTCGATGCCTTGACAGGACCCCTTGAAGGATGTCGATGA